From Pelmatolapia mariae isolate MD_Pm_ZW linkage group LG1, Pm_UMD_F_2, whole genome shotgun sequence, one genomic window encodes:
- the nae1 gene encoding NEDD8-activating enzyme E1 regulatory subunit, translating to MASTKASKEQKYDRQLRLWGDHGQETLENAHVCLINATATGTEILKNLVLPGIGAFTIVDGHTVTGEDVGNNFFLSKDSIGKNRAQAATELLQELNSDVSGNFVEEGPDKLMDNDSEFFHRFTIVIGVQLPESTCLRLGSVLWSASVPFLVCKTYGLIGYMRLVVQEHTVIESHPDNALEDLRLDQPYAEFQNHIKSYDLDSMEKKDHSHTPWIIIVAKYLEKWLSEHNGQPPKNYKEKEAFRQLIREGIRKNENGVPEDEENFEEAIKNVNTALNPTKIPSTVEDIFNSEQCKNITAQSPSFWVMLRAVKEFVHNEGNGSLPVRGTIPDMIADSQKFINLQNVYREKAMQDAAAVSKHVESLLQSVGKPSESIPEKDIKLFCKNASFLRVVRCRSLAEEYSVDTVNKDEITSCMDSPDSEMVFYLMLRAVDRFYQQHSRYPGVYNYQVEEDISKLKACVNSLLQEYSLNVNIKDDYIHEFCRYGAAEPHTVSAFLGGSAAQEAIKIISHQFVPFNNTFIYNAMSQTSATLRL from the exons ATGGCATCCACCAAAGCCTCGAAAGAGCAAAAATACGACCGGCAGCTCAG GCTGTGGGGTGACCACGGCCAGGAAACACTGGAAAATGCACACGTGTGTCTCATCAACGCCACGGCGACGGGAACGGAGATACTGAAGAACCTCGTACTTCCAG GTATTGGAGCATTCACCATAGTAGATGGGCACACAGTCACAGGTGAAGATGTTGGAAACAA CTTTTTCCTCAGCAAAGACAGCATTGGAAAG AACAGAGCACAGGCTGCCACCGAACTGCTGCAAGAGCTGaacagtgatgtctctggaAACTTTGTCGAGGAG GGTCCAGATAAGCTTATGGACAACGATTCAGAATTTTTCCACAGGTTTACCATAGTCATTGGTGTACAGCTACCAGAAAG CACGTGTTTGAGGCTCGGGTCAGTTCTTTGGAGTGCCTCTGTACCTTTCCTAGTCTGTAAGACCTACGGCCTCATTGGCTACATGAGACTGGTGGTGCAGGAGCATACAG TGATTGAATCTCACCCAGACAATGCCTTGGAGGATCTAAGGTTGGACCAACCCTATGCTGAATTTCAGAACCACATTAAGTCATATGATCTTGACAGCATGGAGAAGAAG GATCACAGTCACACGCCGTGGATAATCATTGTTGCTAAATACCTGGAGAAATGGCTCAGTGAG CATAATGGTCAGCCACCAAAAAACTACAAGGAGAAAGAGGCCTTCAGACAGCTCATTCGGGAAG ggatCAGGAAGAATGAGAATGGTGTCCCAGAGGATGAGGAAAACTTTGAGGAAGCTATTAAGAATGTCAATACTGCTTTAAATCCTACCAAG ATTCCTAGCACTGTTGAAGACATCTTCAATAGTGAGCAGTGTAAAAACATCACAGCACAG aGTCCATCCTTCTGGGTGATGCTGCGAGCTGTCAAAGAATTTGTTCACAATGAGGGAAATGGAAGCCTACCCGTACGAGGAACCATACCTGACATGATTGCAGATTCTCAGAAGTTTATCAACCTTCAAAATGT TTACAGGGAAAAGGCCATGCAGGATGCAGCAGCTGTTTCTAAACATGTAGAATCTCTGTTACAGTCTGTTGGAAAG CCATCAGAAAGCATTCCTGAGAAGGACATCAAACTGTTCT GTAAGAATGCATCCTTTCTGCGGGTGGTGCGCTGCAGGTCTCTGGCTGAAGAATATAGTGTGGATACAGTAAACAAAGATGAAATCA CCTCCTGCATGGACAGTCCAGATAGTGAGATGGTCTTCTACCTCATGCTTCGAGCAGTTGATCGTTTCTATCAGCAGCACTCTCGCTACCCAG GCGTATATAACTACCAGGTGGAGGAAGACATTAGCAAACTGAAGGCCTGTGTGAATAGCCTACTGCAGGAGTACAGCCTCAATGTCAACATCAAAGACGACTATATCCATGAGTT CTGTCGATATGGAGCGGCAGAGCCACACACAGTTTCTGCATTTTTGGGAG GATCAGCTGCTCAGGAGGCCATAAAGATTATCAGCCACCAGTTTGTGCCATTTAAcaacacttttatttacaatGCAATGTCACAGACGTCAGCCACGTTGCGTTTGTGA
- the ca7 gene encoding carbonic anhydrase 7 isoform X2 produces the protein MTGHHWGYGKEDGPSSWYKNYPVAEGNRQSPIDIVPNEASRDRDLGPIMINYDHCTSINISNNGHSVVVEFNDSDDRSVIKGGPLDNPYRLKQFHFHWGGKGHEGSEHTVSGNGFASELHLVHWNAVKYKTYGEASTAPDGLAVLGIFLETGDDHRWLHMITDVLYMVKYKGSVTDFKGFNPKCLLPSSLHYWTYLGSLTTPPLHESVIWIVLKEPIEVSEKQRLVETDLPQ, from the exons ATGACGGGACATCACTGGGGATACGGGAAGGAGGACG GTCCCTCTTCATGGTATAAAAACTACCCCGTTGCGGAGGGGAACCGGCAATCACCAATTGATATCGTCCCCAATGAGGCGTCACGTGACCGCGATCTGGGCCCTATAATGATAAACTATGACCACTGCACCTCCATTAACATCTCCAACAATGGACACTCCGTAGTTGTGGAGTTCAATGACTCAGATGATCGTTCAG TGATCAAGGGAGGCCCACTCGATAACCCTTACAGACTGAAACAATTTCATTTCCACTGGGGTGGAAAAGGACATGAAGGCTCTGAGCACACTGTTTCAGGAAATGGCTTTGCATCTGAG CTTCATTTAGTTCATTGGAATGCTGTCAAGTACAAAACATATGGAGAGGCATCAACTGCGCCCGATGGTCTTGCCGTTCTTGGCATCTTTTTAGAA ACAGGTGATGACCACAGATGGCTCCACATGATAACGGATGTTCTGTACATGGTGAAGTATAAA GGCAGTGTCACAGATTTCAAAGGTTTCAACCCCAAGTGCCTGCTTCCCAGCAGTCTTCACTACTGGACCTACCTCGGCTCTCTAACCACACCTCCGCTACACGAGAGCGTTATCTGGATCGTCCTGAAGGAGCcaatcgaagtgtctgaaaagCAG